Proteins co-encoded in one Kamptonema formosum PCC 6407 genomic window:
- a CDS encoding serine O-acetyltransferase yields the protein MVIQPELSSNVNELESPSLGLWEQIKEDWIAHGCDWTKPGFRAVAVQRFGVWRMSIEPKLLRAPLSILYRAMYRKIRNTYGIDLPYTVKLGRRVVVEHQGAIVIHGYCSIGDECVIRQDVTLGNRYLDRPLDAPKLGARVNIGAGAKILGDVTLGDDVNIGANAVVLSDIPSGKTAVGIPAKIIKSTNSTNPESQIN from the coding sequence ATGGTAATCCAACCGGAATTAAGCTCAAATGTGAACGAGCTAGAAAGCCCAAGTTTGGGACTTTGGGAACAGATTAAAGAAGACTGGATCGCTCACGGTTGCGATTGGACTAAGCCAGGATTTCGAGCCGTAGCAGTTCAACGTTTCGGCGTGTGGAGAATGAGTATTGAACCTAAATTACTTCGCGCTCCCTTGAGCATTCTTTACCGAGCAATGTACCGCAAAATTCGCAATACTTACGGTATTGATTTACCCTATACTGTTAAACTCGGCCGCCGCGTAGTTGTAGAACATCAAGGTGCTATTGTGATTCACGGTTACTGTTCTATTGGTGATGAATGCGTGATTCGCCAAGACGTAACTCTGGGAAATCGTTATTTAGATCGTCCTTTAGATGCGCCTAAATTAGGCGCTCGTGTTAATATCGGTGCGGGTGCAAAAATTCTCGGTGATGTCACTTTAGGCGATGATGTTAACATCGGCGCTAACGCTGTAGTTTTATCAGATATTCCCTCTGGAAAAACAGCAGTCGGCATCCCTGCTAAAATTATCAAATCCACGAATTCTACCAATCCTGAAAGTCAAATTAATTAA